The Nitrospira sp. KM1 genome includes a window with the following:
- a CDS encoding LON peptidase substrate-binding domain-containing protein, whose amino-acid sequence MQVDREREHQGPEDHDKSAPFPIPSRIPIFALPNVVLFPKTYLPLHIFEPRYRQMVDDAARTGQCIGMALLKEGWEPGYYGNPPIYGMGCVGRLVSVQPLADGRSNILLQGLQRFEVAEESYDKAYRQATITIKARMVDTTLDGSVRRQLIGFLERCLRSRDEARSWQSWFREDVTDEVLVNTLSSYLECTPLEKQFLLEADSLHQQACRLSDLIQFLMHDHHGTKGWG is encoded by the coding sequence ATGCAAGTCGATCGTGAACGTGAACATCAGGGGCCTGAAGATCACGACAAAAGCGCCCCGTTTCCCATTCCTTCGCGCATTCCGATCTTTGCTCTTCCCAACGTCGTGTTGTTTCCGAAGACCTACCTTCCCCTCCATATTTTCGAGCCGCGATATCGTCAAATGGTCGATGACGCTGCGAGGACCGGACAATGCATCGGCATGGCGCTGCTCAAAGAGGGATGGGAACCGGGATACTACGGGAACCCGCCTATTTATGGAATGGGGTGTGTGGGGCGCCTCGTCAGCGTACAGCCACTGGCGGACGGGCGTTCGAATATTCTCCTTCAAGGGTTGCAGCGGTTTGAGGTCGCCGAGGAGTCGTACGACAAAGCGTATCGGCAGGCGACGATCACCATCAAAGCGCGCATGGTGGATACGACATTGGATGGCTCCGTCCGCCGGCAGCTCATCGGATTTCTGGAGCGGTGTCTCAGGTCTCGGGACGAAGCGCGGAGCTGGCAGAGCTGGTTCCGCGAAGACGTGACCGACGAGGTCCTGGTGAATACCCTTTCGAGTTATCTCGAATGCACGCCGCTTGAAAAACAATTTCTGCTCGAAGCCGACAGTCTTCATCAGCAGGCTTGCCGCCTCAGCGATCTCATCCAGTTCCTCATGCACGATCATCATGGCACGAAGGGCTGGGGATAA
- a CDS encoding SirB1 family protein, with the protein MVVTESQIRALIRLLADEDRRIVQTISDKLIDIGPLAVPLLQEAEIEQPEMAERIASVLEEIRGGKLEQELVDLASAPDEDMDLEKGAFLIARYAYPSLDVPQYIRQLDEMAQEIRDRIGPRASGEETVKTFNRYLFTEQGFKGNTKNYYEVENSYLNRVIDRRTGIPISLSVVYLLIGRRLHLPIHGIGMPGHFLVKYESDRYKIFVDCFNGGALLTEKNCQRFLTEAGYGFDEKYLQHSPVRAILSRMTKNLLAIYSKLDDSLKKARLGKFIEILGCDSREGGL; encoded by the coding sequence ATGGTCGTCACAGAAAGTCAGATCAGAGCCCTCATCCGACTCCTCGCCGATGAGGATAGGAGGATCGTCCAGACGATCAGCGACAAACTGATCGACATCGGCCCTCTCGCCGTTCCTCTCCTTCAAGAAGCGGAAATCGAACAGCCGGAAATGGCGGAACGGATTGCGTCCGTGTTGGAGGAGATTCGAGGAGGGAAACTCGAACAGGAATTGGTCGATCTTGCCTCGGCTCCGGACGAGGACATGGACCTCGAGAAGGGTGCCTTTCTGATCGCCCGCTATGCCTATCCATCGCTCGACGTGCCGCAATATATTCGTCAGCTCGATGAAATGGCTCAGGAAATTCGAGACCGCATCGGTCCCCGAGCTTCCGGCGAAGAAACGGTCAAGACGTTCAATCGGTACCTCTTTACGGAACAGGGATTCAAGGGGAACACCAAGAACTACTATGAAGTGGAGAACAGCTACCTCAACCGTGTCATCGACCGGCGCACTGGTATTCCCATCAGCTTATCAGTCGTGTATTTGCTGATTGGCCGGCGGTTGCACCTTCCCATCCACGGCATCGGTATGCCCGGGCATTTCCTGGTGAAGTACGAGTCGGACCGGTACAAGATCTTCGTTGATTGCTTTAACGGCGGGGCATTACTGACCGAGAAAAATTGCCAGCGCTTTCTGACGGAGGCTGGCTATGGTTTCGATGAAAAATATCTGCAGCACAGTCCTGTCCGCGCCATTCTTTCTCGAATGACGAAGAATCTTCTGGCCATCTACTCCAAACTGGATGATTCACTGAAGAAAGCCCGCCTGGGTAAGTTCATCGAGATTCTTGGATGTGACAGCCGGGAAGGCGGTCTCTAA
- a CDS encoding metallophosphoesterase, with translation MSRRLASWPDRVRAFIGHWLSEPFYRFFSLFPHWEVGLSAYEVTELKQTHPALAGRRAIHLSDLHIDRYQARHKRIVQAVSGLRPDWIVITGDLLNVPEGLPHLFRFLSGLRKIAPVFVTLGNHDHYSGVAIETFADWANRRDITLLINQTTYVETGAGELAIVGVDDPSLHRADLSCLPTKSDRRYTLLLAHAPNILDQMDDSHAADLILCGHSHGGQWSIPGIPTFWLPPGCGGRIAGPHETSFHRLYVNRGLGWSFLPFRWNCTPEIVVIDWASEQVQAKAA, from the coding sequence ATGAGCAGACGCCTCGCGTCGTGGCCCGATCGAGTCCGGGCATTCATCGGTCATTGGCTCAGTGAACCCTTCTACCGGTTCTTCAGCCTCTTTCCCCACTGGGAAGTCGGTCTGTCGGCCTATGAAGTCACGGAGTTGAAACAAACTCACCCCGCATTGGCCGGGCGGCGCGCCATCCATCTGAGCGATCTTCACATCGATCGGTATCAAGCCAGACATAAACGGATCGTGCAAGCGGTGTCCGGCCTCCGCCCGGATTGGATCGTCATTACCGGAGACCTGCTGAATGTACCGGAAGGCCTTCCGCATCTCTTTCGGTTTCTGTCAGGGCTGCGCAAGATCGCGCCCGTCTTCGTGACGCTGGGCAATCATGACCATTACAGTGGGGTCGCGATCGAGACATTCGCCGATTGGGCGAACCGTCGCGACATTACGCTTCTCATCAATCAGACCACCTATGTCGAGACCGGTGCGGGCGAACTCGCGATCGTCGGTGTGGATGACCCCTCCTTGCATCGGGCCGACCTCAGTTGCCTTCCGACAAAGAGCGACCGGCGCTATACGCTCCTGCTGGCCCATGCGCCGAACATCCTGGACCAAATGGACGATAGCCACGCTGCCGATCTGATTTTGTGCGGACATAGTCACGGCGGCCAATGGAGCATTCCCGGCATTCCGACGTTTTGGCTCCCCCCGGGTTGCGGCGGGCGGATTGCGGGTCCACATGAAACATCATTTCATCGCCTGTATGTCAATCGCGGGCTCGGATGGTCGTTCCTCCCGTTTCGATGGAATTGCACGCCTGAAATCGTCGTCATCGACTGGGCATCCGAACAAGTGCAGGCCAAGGCCGCATAG
- a CDS encoding HEAT repeat domain-containing protein has translation MRRSQSGQVNFSAIILLLGIVITSVWIWKRLSLDTQEYLIDQAIPIALLGAALVAVLVLSIRAVRRTRSRLRNRNDLLALFQAEQAREKKLEIAFLLIETNRYALKGIESVAPAMKELFTTTLTRALGEKQHRIRGMAASHLGVLQDRSVVPLLVKALEDDHAYVRSCAALGLGRLRALETRERLMAVMKDDWDQTVRSRAKEALDRMGS, from the coding sequence ATGCGTCGGTCTCAATCGGGACAGGTGAATTTCAGCGCGATCATCCTGCTGCTCGGGATTGTGATTACGTCCGTCTGGATCTGGAAACGCTTGTCGCTGGATACGCAGGAATATCTGATCGATCAGGCGATTCCAATTGCATTATTGGGGGCGGCGCTCGTCGCCGTTCTGGTTCTCTCTATTCGGGCCGTTCGCCGGACTCGAAGCAGGTTGCGGAACCGGAACGACCTTTTGGCACTGTTTCAGGCTGAGCAGGCACGCGAAAAGAAGTTGGAAATTGCATTTCTCCTGATCGAGACCAATCGATACGCATTGAAAGGCATCGAATCTGTGGCTCCCGCCATGAAGGAACTCTTTACGACTACGCTCACACGCGCGTTGGGCGAAAAACAGCATCGCATCAGGGGAATGGCGGCCAGCCATCTGGGCGTCTTGCAGGACCGTAGTGTGGTGCCGCTGCTGGTGAAGGCTCTTGAGGACGATCATGCCTACGTCCGGTCTTGCGCGGCTCTGGGTCTTGGCCGGCTGCGAGCGCTTGAAACCAGAGAACGCCTTATGGCGGTGATGAAAGATGATTGGGACCAGACTGTCAGGAGCAGAGCGAAAGAAGCATTGGACAGGATGGGATCGTAA
- a CDS encoding MarR family winged helix-turn-helix transcriptional regulator produces MQVDFHADYSRAMELPDLQDDPHLKVVRPLVEAYLAFWRADSRHIRSMRLTPSQFDVIATLGDTEGLTCSELSLRTLVTKGTLTGVLDRLVRKGLVRRETVQVDRRSIKVRLTDKGDALFRKTFSLHIHFLRPFFAQALTPKEADMARALLLRIRDSFTSRNDH; encoded by the coding sequence TTGCAAGTTGATTTTCATGCGGATTATTCTCGCGCCATGGAGCTTCCGGATCTGCAAGACGATCCCCATCTGAAGGTGGTTCGCCCATTGGTGGAAGCGTACCTCGCCTTCTGGCGGGCAGACAGCCGGCATATCCGCTCCATGCGGCTGACGCCCTCGCAGTTCGATGTCATTGCCACGCTCGGAGATACCGAAGGGTTGACGTGCTCGGAGCTTTCTCTGCGCACATTGGTCACGAAGGGAACGTTAACCGGCGTACTGGACCGGCTCGTCCGGAAAGGGCTGGTCAGAAGAGAAACCGTCCAAGTCGATCGTCGAAGCATCAAGGTCCGCCTGACCGACAAAGGTGATGCCCTGTTCAGGAAAACCTTTTCCTTACACATCCACTTCTTGCGTCCCTTCTTCGCGCAGGCCCTGACGCCCAAGGAAGCAGACATGGCGCGTGCATTGCTCCTCCGCATACGTGACAGTTTCACGAGCCGCAACGACCATTAG
- a CDS encoding ABC transporter permease, producing the protein MSQYWQEISALTMRWVRRLSREKFSMLFTLVQPMLFWLIFFGNLFQRAADAQVTQAPNYISFLAAGVVVMTVLNNGLAGGVDLLFDKENGFLERLMSTPIHRTSVILSRFIFVMTITSLQVLVILGVAALFGVHPATGLLGIAVILLIGMLFGVGLTAISMAMAFSVKSHGDFFSVLGFLSLPMIFLSSALVPLSAMPGWMGFLAQFNPMTWAIDAVRPLILSNWSEALPHVGMVLVVMAIFDAICLYGGAKAFRRAMG; encoded by the coding sequence GTGTCACAGTATTGGCAGGAGATCAGCGCCCTCACGATGCGATGGGTCCGGCGACTGAGCCGGGAAAAGTTCAGTATGCTGTTCACGCTGGTCCAGCCCATGCTGTTCTGGTTGATCTTCTTTGGCAACCTGTTCCAGCGGGCAGCCGATGCTCAAGTCACGCAGGCTCCCAACTACATCAGCTTTCTGGCGGCCGGCGTGGTCGTCATGACGGTGCTCAACAACGGCCTTGCAGGAGGCGTCGATCTGTTGTTCGATAAAGAAAACGGATTTTTGGAACGCCTCATGTCCACCCCGATTCATCGCACATCGGTCATTTTGAGCCGGTTCATTTTCGTCATGACCATTACCTCGCTGCAAGTCCTGGTCATTCTTGGGGTGGCGGCGTTATTTGGGGTTCATCCAGCTACTGGTTTACTCGGGATTGCAGTGATACTCTTGATCGGCATGCTATTCGGCGTGGGGCTCACAGCAATTTCGATGGCTATGGCATTTTCCGTGAAGAGCCACGGCGATTTCTTTTCTGTGCTCGGCTTTCTGTCGCTTCCGATGATATTCTTGAGTTCGGCGCTGGTTCCGCTCTCGGCGATGCCGGGATGGATGGGGTTTCTGGCGCAATTCAATCCCATGACTTGGGCGATTGATGCCGTGAGGCCGCTGATCCTCTCGAACTGGTCCGAGGCTCTGCCTCATGTGGGAATGGTGCTGGTCGTCATGGCCATCTTCGACGCAATCTGTCTCTATGGCGGAGCGAAGGCCTTTCGCAGAGCGATGGGGTGA
- a CDS encoding MBL fold metallo-hydrolase, which produces MQLTILGSGTNLHPTRAAAGYFVRTDHHLLLDFGPRTLTNLLKMDIDRHRITHILFSHFHADHFSDFITFFFDALIYTKYGGGSRPPLTVIGPKGSKRILQGIMNTFPGFSRVPFGVTFQEVRDGSFMIGDTKVSPRTMTHVPDLHCVGYRIEFRGKAIAYSGDTMYCDNLVRLCQNVDVAVLDCSFPANKPGQAHLHAGQCGQVARQAGPGRLILSHFYPVAEDYDVRGQAGEEFDGMITKARDRLTIKI; this is translated from the coding sequence ATGCAATTGACCATTCTAGGATCAGGGACGAATCTTCATCCCACTCGAGCCGCCGCCGGTTATTTCGTCCGAACCGACCACCATCTCTTGCTGGATTTCGGCCCGCGGACGCTGACCAATCTCTTGAAGATGGATATCGACCGCCATCGGATCACCCACATTCTGTTTTCTCATTTTCACGCCGATCATTTTTCCGATTTCATCACATTCTTTTTTGATGCTCTTATTTATACGAAGTACGGGGGGGGAAGCCGGCCCCCACTCACCGTGATCGGCCCCAAAGGCTCAAAACGCATTTTGCAAGGAATCATGAACACGTTTCCCGGTTTTTCACGCGTGCCCTTCGGTGTGACGTTTCAGGAGGTACGCGACGGCAGTTTCATGATCGGGGATACCAAGGTCTCTCCACGGACCATGACACATGTTCCCGATCTTCACTGCGTCGGATACCGGATTGAATTCCGAGGAAAGGCCATCGCCTACTCCGGGGATACGATGTACTGTGACAACCTCGTGCGGCTCTGCCAGAACGTGGATGTCGCCGTGCTGGATTGTTCCTTCCCGGCCAACAAGCCGGGCCAAGCGCATCTGCATGCCGGACAATGCGGCCAGGTGGCCAGACAGGCGGGACCCGGCCGGCTTATTTTGTCACACTTTTATCCGGTCGCGGAGGACTACGACGTGCGTGGACAAGCCGGGGAAGAGTTCGATGGGATGATTACGAAGGCCAGAGACCGCCTGACCATCAAGATATAG
- a CDS encoding ATP-binding cassette domain-containing protein yields the protein MDRAIAIDVSHFSKSYDKHVAVSDISFQVFAGEIFGLLGPNGAGKSTTLRTLITLLIPTSGSATVLGHDTVKDADRVRQLIGYVPQERAIDRFLTGREHLELLAALYHLPKNVGTTRIGELLKLVELEAHADRPAKTYSGGMKRKLDIACGLLPDPKILFLDEPTLGLDVQSRLRIWDYVRMLKARGMTVVMTTNYLDEADQLCDRLAIIDGGTIKTMGSPAELKVGLGGDIVSLTLKDSGQMGSLESALRGQPAIKSVRATPKGLDIRVESPEKALPAILESANRLNCPVEFIQYNRPRLDDVFIAHTGRAITESIPESQTV from the coding sequence ATGGACCGGGCGATCGCGATCGACGTTTCACACTTCTCAAAATCGTACGACAAGCACGTCGCCGTATCAGACATTTCGTTTCAGGTCTTTGCGGGAGAGATCTTCGGACTCCTGGGCCCGAACGGCGCGGGAAAGAGCACGACGCTCCGGACTCTGATCACCCTTCTGATACCGACGTCCGGCTCGGCCACCGTATTGGGGCATGATACGGTGAAGGATGCCGACCGGGTCAGGCAGCTCATCGGGTACGTTCCGCAGGAGCGTGCCATCGACCGCTTTTTGACCGGCCGCGAGCATTTGGAATTGCTGGCGGCCCTGTATCACCTTCCCAAGAACGTTGGAACCACGCGCATCGGCGAATTGCTCAAGCTGGTGGAGCTCGAGGCTCATGCCGATCGTCCGGCCAAGACCTATTCAGGAGGGATGAAACGAAAACTGGATATTGCCTGCGGTTTGTTGCCTGATCCCAAAATCCTGTTTCTCGACGAACCGACCCTGGGTTTGGACGTCCAGAGCCGGTTGAGAATTTGGGACTACGTGCGCATGCTGAAGGCCCGAGGCATGACCGTCGTCATGACGACCAACTATCTCGACGAGGCCGACCAGCTGTGTGACCGTCTCGCGATCATCGACGGCGGAACGATTAAGACGATGGGATCGCCGGCTGAACTTAAAGTGGGTTTAGGCGGGGATATTGTCTCACTGACGCTGAAAGACTCAGGTCAAATGGGTTCGCTGGAATCGGCGTTGCGAGGCCAGCCTGCCATCAAATCTGTGAGAGCGACACCGAAGGGGCTGGATATCCGGGTCGAATCCCCGGAAAAGGCTTTGCCCGCCATCCTGGAATCCGCCAATCGACTCAATTGTCCAGTCGAATTCATTCAGTACAACCGCCCGCGTCTGGATGATGTCTTTATCGCCCATACGGGCCGCGCCATTACCGAATCGATTCCCGAGAGCCAGACGGTATAA
- a CDS encoding lipocalin-like domain-containing protein: MSTRFFRPHSILWIMALPVLLAALAGSVRAADPAQDFQKAEPGYRYDFPRDHGSHDRFRTEWWYYTGNLVTEDGRAFGFQLTFFRRALPPGQIRTLPSRWTVSQLYLAHFAVSDLKTGQFYYAEKVSREGLGKAGAASDRLHVWIDRWSVDASEPQSDHHRLSASDHRVAIDLDLQSQKAPVVHGTGGMSRKGTESGQSSHYYSLTRLTTSGRVTIGHDTFHVTGESWMDHEFGSADLGNKLVGWDWFSVQLADRTELMLYRLRRTDGSADPVSSGTFIDRNGQTRHLSIQDFSLESSRLWTSPISQARYPLTWKLTVPSLDLSLVITPRSDQQELKTERSTQVTYWEGAITVEGSAGRAHAQGHGYMELTGYAERIQRKL; the protein is encoded by the coding sequence GTGAGCACGCGATTCTTCCGCCCGCACAGCATCTTATGGATAATGGCGTTGCCGGTTCTCCTTGCCGCTCTCGCGGGGTCCGTTCGGGCGGCAGATCCCGCCCAGGATTTCCAGAAGGCCGAACCGGGGTATCGTTACGATTTTCCCCGTGACCACGGATCGCATGATCGCTTTCGTACCGAGTGGTGGTATTACACGGGAAATCTCGTGACGGAGGACGGCCGGGCATTTGGGTTTCAGCTCACATTTTTCCGTCGGGCTCTTCCCCCCGGTCAGATCAGGACCTTGCCTTCGCGCTGGACCGTGTCGCAGCTGTACCTGGCGCACTTCGCCGTGAGCGATTTGAAGACTGGCCAATTTTATTATGCCGAAAAAGTCAGCCGGGAGGGGTTGGGCAAGGCGGGGGCCGCCTCCGACCGTCTTCACGTCTGGATCGACCGATGGAGCGTGGACGCATCAGAGCCGCAGTCCGACCATCACCGGCTCTCCGCTTCCGATCATCGCGTTGCGATCGACCTTGACCTGCAGTCTCAAAAAGCGCCTGTCGTCCACGGGACGGGTGGCATGAGCCGAAAAGGCACGGAATCCGGGCAGTCGTCCCATTACTATTCGTTGACCAGACTCACCACGTCCGGCAGGGTGACGATTGGTCATGACACATTCCACGTAACCGGCGAGAGTTGGATGGATCATGAATTCGGCTCAGCCGACTTGGGAAACAAGCTGGTCGGGTGGGACTGGTTCAGCGTGCAATTGGCCGACCGGACCGAATTGATGCTCTATCGGTTGAGGCGGACCGACGGCTCGGCCGATCCTGTCTCCAGCGGCACCTTCATCGACCGCAATGGTCAGACCCGCCACTTGTCAATTCAGGATTTTTCTCTGGAGTCTTCCCGGCTCTGGACGAGTCCGATCAGCCAAGCGCGGTACCCGCTCACATGGAAACTCACGGTGCCCTCCCTCGACCTCTCGTTGGTGATCACTCCGAGGTCGGACCAGCAGGAGTTGAAGACCGAGCGCAGCACCCAGGTGACGTACTGGGAAGGAGCCATTACCGTTGAAGGCAGCGCAGGACGGGCGCATGCTCAGGGGCACGGCTATATGGAACTGACAGGCTATGCCGAACGCATACAGCGAAAGTTGTAA